The following are encoded in a window of Campylobacterota bacterium genomic DNA:
- a CDS encoding PASTA domain-containing protein, producing the protein MRTPNVIGKNIYHALLLAQKSRLGLRLAAEREDSVLPEGTVLDQVPRPSLASRVNQDIFLTVSKRPSFEQVPDFWGQEYKQIRSYTRKNDVSLKVIHVQSKYPNGTCIAQYPLPGMSLQEKKMAVCLSVGTAPMHIVPDVRGMEIERVAASLRSFGVQFEKVHTEPVEQQHECHECVVLEQFPLPGSVVDRSKGAFMQLQIKKIV; encoded by the coding sequence GTGCGTACGCCCAACGTGATAGGCAAGAATATCTATCACGCTCTACTTTTGGCCCAAAAGAGTCGCTTAGGTCTTCGCTTAGCCGCTGAACGTGAAGATAGTGTTTTGCCAGAGGGAACAGTTCTTGATCAGGTGCCACGACCATCGTTAGCCTCTCGTGTCAATCAGGACATATTTTTGACCGTATCAAAACGACCAAGCTTTGAGCAGGTGCCCGATTTTTGGGGGCAAGAATACAAGCAAATACGCTCATACACTCGGAAAAATGATGTTTCACTTAAAGTTATCCATGTTCAGAGTAAGTATCCCAATGGTACCTGTATTGCGCAATATCCCTTGCCAGGTATGTCGCTGCAGGAAAAGAAAATGGCCGTCTGTTTGTCAGTGGGCACCGCCCCAATGCACATTGTGCCGGATGTACGTGGTATGGAGATAGAACGTGTTGCAGCAAGCCTGCGCAGTTTTGGTGTGCAATTTGAAAAGGTGCATACAGAGCCTGTTGAGCAACAGCATGAGTGTCATGAGTGTGTGGTTTTAGAACAATTTCCTCTGCCTGGCTCAGTAGTTGACCGTAGCAAGGGGGCATTTATGCAGTTGCAAATCAAGAAAATAGTGTGA
- a CDS encoding ABC transporter ATP-binding protein has product MRCIRVENVSKSYDGELVLDNLSLEIPAGQFFALLGPSGCGKTSLLRLIAGLETVDSGKIFLGDDDITHQPIYKRRINTVFQQYALFPHLTVAENVAYALRIKNVTEKEISNRVREALKMVRLSGFEQKHPRNLSGGQQQRVAIARAIISQPDVLLLDEPLAALDLKLKEQMLIELSELQEKLQTTFVYVTHDQFEALTVTDRMTIMNVNGRIEQIGTPKEIYEFPASRFVATFVGSTNIIEGVFRLEYNEQLLEVEGIGMFKVYFSAQKPWMIPGCRLYMSIRPEKILISKKEIAGFSNHLKGIVVDRVYHGRSTQYRVKLKNGSLLIVFEQNEEHFPHETIDYDDEVNLYFQKENIVLLEH; this is encoded by the coding sequence ATGAGATGTATTAGAGTTGAAAATGTATCTAAGTCCTATGATGGTGAGTTAGTTCTTGATAATCTCAGTTTGGAGATTCCAGCGGGGCAGTTTTTTGCATTGCTAGGACCTAGCGGGTGTGGTAAAACAAGTTTGCTTCGTCTCATTGCAGGCCTTGAAACCGTTGACTCGGGAAAAATTTTTTTAGGTGATGACGACATCACTCATCAGCCGATTTACAAGCGTCGTATTAATACTGTTTTTCAGCAATATGCGCTATTTCCTCACTTAACAGTTGCTGAAAATGTTGCGTATGCTCTACGAATCAAAAATGTTACAGAAAAAGAAATTAGCAATCGTGTTCGTGAAGCGCTTAAGATGGTCAGGCTAAGTGGATTTGAGCAAAAGCATCCGCGAAACCTGTCTGGAGGGCAGCAGCAACGTGTTGCGATTGCACGGGCCATTATTAGCCAACCAGACGTCCTGTTGCTTGATGAACCGCTCGCAGCGCTTGATCTTAAGCTTAAAGAGCAGATGCTGATCGAGTTGAGTGAATTGCAAGAAAAATTGCAAACAACTTTTGTTTATGTGACGCATGACCAATTTGAAGCATTGACAGTAACTGATCGTATGACGATCATGAATGTTAATGGGCGTATTGAGCAAATTGGCACGCCCAAAGAAATTTATGAATTCCCAGCATCACGCTTTGTAGCGACATTTGTGGGTAGTACGAATATCATTGAAGGTGTGTTTAGACTCGAATACAACGAGCAATTGCTCGAGGTTGAAGGCATTGGCATGTTTAAAGTTTATTTTTCTGCTCAGAAACCTTGGATGATTCCTGGATGTCGTTTATACATGAGTATTCGTCCTGAAAAAATATTGATTAGCAAAAAAGAGATTGCAGGCTTTTCAAATCACCTGAAAGGCATTGTGGTTGACCGTGTGTACCATGGTCGTTCTACTCAGTACCGTGTTAAGCTGAAAAATGGTAGTCTGCTGATTGTATTTGAACAGAATGAGGAACACTTCCCGCACGAAACAATTGACTATGATGATGAGGTAAATCTCTACTTTCAAAAAGAGAATATTGTTTTGTTGGAGCACTAA
- a CDS encoding ABC transporter permease has translation MKFLTNIFVEEPPFLFACPALMWQVLFLYLPLFVLMLHSFSFFDPTTYTITFTFQFYRQVLNWLYFSIIVRSFILACATSVVTLLVAYPVAYFLAMKIPKRFSPILLFSLLLPSWITIVVQIYAWFFFLGRNGQLSYFLYKIGIFSQPLHLLNNYFAVLVGMTSFFLPFMILPIYAVLEKMDKRLLEVSADLGANRMQTFWRVIFPLSLPGVYAGLFLVFIPAFGEFVVPAMLGGGKYLLWGNVIVDKFLRIRNWRAGSAVAAMGIACMILALIILYLLLRLIRLLNKKSSLAR, from the coding sequence ATGAAATTTTTGACAAATATTTTTGTCGAGGAACCTCCATTTTTGTTTGCATGCCCTGCACTTATGTGGCAGGTACTATTTTTATATTTGCCGCTATTTGTTTTAATGCTTCATAGTTTCTCTTTTTTTGATCCAACCACGTACACTATTACTTTTACTTTTCAATTTTACCGGCAGGTTTTGAATTGGCTTTATTTTAGCATCATTGTTCGGTCATTTATTTTGGCATGCGCGACATCGGTGGTAACGCTTTTAGTAGCCTACCCTGTTGCCTATTTTCTTGCCATGAAAATTCCTAAGCGCTTTAGTCCAATTTTGCTCTTTTCGTTACTGCTACCTTCATGGATAACAATTGTAGTACAAATATACGCCTGGTTTTTCTTCCTTGGTAGGAATGGACAGCTGAGTTATTTTTTATATAAAATTGGTATCTTTTCTCAGCCGTTGCACTTGTTGAATAATTATTTTGCGGTTTTAGTTGGCATGACTTCGTTTTTTTTGCCATTTATGATTTTGCCCATCTATGCAGTGCTTGAAAAAATGGACAAGAGATTGCTAGAAGTTTCAGCTGATTTGGGGGCAAATAGAATGCAAACTTTTTGGCGCGTTATTTTTCCATTATCGCTGCCTGGGGTATATGCGGGTCTTTTTCTAGTATTTATCCCTGCATTTGGCGAATTTGTCGTTCCCGCAATGCTTGGCGGGGGAAAGTATTTGCTGTGGGGCAATGTTATTGTCGACAAATTTCTGCGTATTAGAAATTGGCGTGCAGGTTCTGCGGTTGCTGCAATGGGAATTGCTTGTATGATTTTAGCGCTGATAATTTTGTATCTCTTGCTTCGACTGATACGCTTGTTGAATAAAAAGTCATCACTAGCTCGGTAG
- a CDS encoding ABC transporter permease — MVLFSFNDSADSVHWVGFSLRWYRKLINTPEILNALKASLIVAGFTTVISVVLGTCLVMASKWWRSSILFNFFYANVLLPELILAISVLSIFTFFQIPVGYGSLITGHTVLGLGFVIPIVRARFIELDPMLTEASLDLGATYPQTVRKVVLPLLKPSLIASALLVFTLSMDDFLISFFCCGPEVQTLSVYVYSMINISIDPTINAVSAVFLAISSLLVLLLSSLKVIDQVITYE, encoded by the coding sequence ATGGTGCTTTTTTCATTTAATGATTCGGCAGACTCTGTCCACTGGGTGGGGTTTTCACTTCGGTGGTATCGCAAGTTAATCAATACTCCTGAGATTTTGAATGCACTTAAGGCGTCACTCATCGTAGCCGGCTTTACTACGGTGATCAGCGTTGTATTGGGAACATGTCTTGTGATGGCAAGTAAATGGTGGCGATCATCGATATTGTTTAACTTTTTTTATGCAAATGTCCTGCTACCAGAGCTTATTTTGGCCATTAGTGTTTTAAGCATATTTACCTTTTTTCAAATACCTGTTGGTTATGGTAGTCTGATTACCGGCCATACGGTACTTGGGCTTGGTTTTGTTATACCTATTGTGCGCGCACGGTTTATTGAGCTTGATCCAATGCTTACCGAAGCTTCGCTTGATTTGGGTGCGACGTATCCTCAAACGGTTCGTAAAGTGGTTCTACCACTTCTTAAGCCATCTTTGATTGCTTCCGCTTTACTTGTTTTTACACTATCGATGGATGATTTTTTGATTTCATTTTTCTGTTGTGGGCCTGAGGTACAAACACTTTCTGTGTATGTGTATTCTATGATTAACATTAGTATTGATCCAACGATAAATGCTGTCTCTGCGGTGTTTCTGGCGATTAGTAGCTTGTTGGTTCTGCTTTTGTCGTCACTTAAAGTCATTGACCAGGTTATAACGTATGAATAG
- a CDS encoding extracellular solute-binding protein: protein MNSGNFFVSAMRKFFIVMVYFAILAGFLYFPVLKDFLRRDVTLNVYVLPDRISSQAIKIFERHTGVKVNVKFFESDEELYAKFKITGGEGYDVVLASDYTVHPLIKDGMLTKLDHEKIPSMRELNKLLVGKDFDPHNTYSLPLGWLVYGVVFDRKLIVDRDLIDGFELLYANPAELVKKGIVKKSYKIAIPDEPREIFMMTALSLYGRVDGLRDKNLNEIQNLLIKQRAWVESYSLSNMPHFLLSGVVPVALFPTVYLKRISGGATSFEFVVPKQGGLMVLESLAITRTCKIPEQAHQFIDFILSEDIARIHAETYNYYVSNQVAYGYQRELLGPDLTPDDQTLDRLYSISQYVPLEVIEDIWLAVRGS, encoded by the coding sequence ATGAATAGTGGAAATTTTTTTGTAAGTGCAATGCGTAAGTTTTTTATAGTAATGGTATATTTTGCGATACTTGCAGGATTTCTCTATTTTCCGGTACTTAAGGATTTTCTTCGTAGAGATGTTACGCTGAATGTTTATGTTTTGCCTGATCGCATATCATCACAGGCCATCAAGATTTTTGAACGGCATACGGGCGTCAAGGTTAACGTCAAATTTTTTGAATCAGATGAAGAGCTTTATGCAAAGTTTAAAATTACTGGCGGAGAGGGTTACGATGTTGTTTTGGCATCAGATTATACGGTGCACCCTTTAATCAAGGACGGTATGCTGACAAAGCTTGATCATGAAAAAATCCCTAGCATGAGAGAGCTGAATAAATTGCTTGTTGGCAAAGACTTTGATCCGCATAACACGTATTCACTTCCCCTTGGTTGGTTAGTGTATGGTGTTGTTTTCGATCGCAAACTTATTGTTGACCGAGATCTAATAGATGGTTTCGAGTTGCTTTATGCCAACCCTGCAGAGCTAGTCAAAAAAGGGATAGTGAAGAAGTCGTACAAGATTGCAATACCCGATGAGCCGCGGGAAATCTTTATGATGACGGCCCTGTCGTTGTATGGACGGGTAGATGGTTTGCGTGATAAAAATTTAAATGAAATACAGAATTTGTTAATTAAACAGCGTGCATGGGTTGAGAGTTACTCTTTATCAAATATGCCACATTTTTTATTGAGTGGTGTTGTGCCGGTAGCACTTTTCCCGACAGTCTATCTCAAACGTATATCAGGTGGCGCAACAAGCTTTGAATTTGTTGTGCCTAAGCAGGGTGGGCTTATGGTTCTTGAAAGTCTTGCGATTACTCGTACATGTAAAATTCCAGAACAAGCACATCAATTTATTGATTTTATTTTGTCGGAAGACATTGCCCGTATTCATGCTGAGACGTACAACTACTACGTTTCAAATCAAGTAGCGTATGGTTATCAGCGCGAGTTACTGGGGCCAGACCTTACTCCAGATGACCAGACCCTCGATAGGCTTTATTCCATAAGTCAGTATGTTCCGCTTGAAGTTATCGAAGATATTTGGCTAGCAGTGCGAGGCTCGTAA
- the lepB gene encoding signal peptidase I has translation MNRVITRFEKIKRLFLNKEGYFEEVIREFENKKSKRLYQEASQLLAKARNEQERLSELKRVIERDDLAGVDEFKALLKSFKKNYRDLVAITKPFWKELLEELIIPLAIIIILQMFVFGLYHVPSGSAEPNLLVGDRIWGNKTAYYFNPVQRGDLVLLDNPEFVYDKSSKFKYLWQRYIGIAVPFLGIAEGPEVPNMVKRVIAIPGDTIEGRVDENNHPVIYLNGEVLKEPYVNQHPLIVLKKTAGLIDQSWVPFFKVPDFIRRQEKLVRYTHDITRPYDKQPYYCVEEDEIKTKPGSNMPILIQPNTSTSSSALLWGSVQRINRDIFGPITIPEGKYWVMGDSRKNSADSRWFGLLDRSLIYGRASFVLYSVDSEESFWIFDLIKHPVAFWTKHVRWNRFFKPLWTYNRWKGSKTEE, from the coding sequence ATGAATCGAGTTATAACGCGCTTTGAAAAAATTAAGAGATTGTTTTTGAACAAAGAGGGGTACTTTGAAGAGGTTATACGTGAGTTTGAAAACAAAAAATCTAAGCGCTTATACCAAGAAGCATCACAACTTTTGGCCAAGGCACGAAATGAACAAGAAAGACTTAGTGAGCTTAAGCGGGTCATAGAGCGGGATGATCTTGCAGGAGTCGATGAGTTCAAGGCCTTGTTAAAATCTTTCAAGAAAAATTACAGGGACTTAGTTGCTATAACCAAGCCGTTTTGGAAAGAGCTTCTTGAAGAGTTAATTATCCCACTTGCAATCATTATCATTTTACAAATGTTTGTTTTTGGTCTGTATCATGTTCCTTCCGGTTCGGCTGAGCCAAATTTGTTGGTGGGTGACCGCATCTGGGGAAATAAGACTGCCTATTACTTTAACCCCGTGCAGCGTGGCGATTTGGTTTTGCTTGATAACCCAGAATTTGTCTATGACAAGTCAAGTAAGTTCAAGTATCTCTGGCAGCGGTATATTGGTATAGCAGTACCATTTTTAGGGATAGCAGAGGGGCCAGAGGTTCCAAACATGGTTAAACGAGTTATAGCCATCCCCGGAGACACCATTGAAGGTAGAGTTGATGAAAACAATCACCCCGTTATTTATTTGAATGGTGAAGTGCTTAAAGAACCGTATGTCAATCAGCATCCACTGATTGTACTTAAAAAAACAGCTGGCCTGATAGATCAGTCCTGGGTGCCTTTTTTTAAGGTTCCAGATTTTATTCGTAGGCAGGAAAAGCTTGTTCGTTACACGCACGATATTACTCGTCCATATGATAAGCAGCCTTACTATTGCGTTGAAGAGGATGAAATAAAAACAAAGCCTGGCAGTAATATGCCCATTTTGATTCAGCCAAATACTTCAACATCGAGTAGCGCGCTACTATGGGGAAGCGTTCAACGCATTAATCGTGATATCTTTGGACCCATTACTATTCCTGAAGGAAAATATTGGGTTATGGGAGACAGTCGCAAGAATAGCGCAGACAGCCGTTGGTTTGGCTTACTAGATAGAAGTTTGATTTATGGGCGTGCGAGTTTTGTTTTGTACTCGGTTGATAGTGAGGAATCGTTTTGGATTTTTGATTTGATCAAGCATCCGGTTGCTTTTTGGACCAAGCATGTGCGATGGAATAGATTCTTTAAGCCGTTGTGGACGTACAATAGATGGAAAGGTTCAAAGACTGAGGAATAA
- a CDS encoding NUDIX hydrolase: MYSKRYLFLVGLLLSTSGLAHAEVTFNAKLEELGQKKLDAAKASAAERGTSYAYDKFQELRNLLLEFKKGPVKQFLESIDQNQLSEDLQKELEHEFPGKTIGRYDCSFNDVMRYLAVHHQFREIAEKLTEPFHWMLTTQEGPYTATDLLTFYMNPATGKVEGLIIIERKADKKWAPIGGFTQYFETAVESGIREAAEEVEISVPVESTKLIGVYDDPHRDARQHIVSFCYAGITSDTPKETAEAGQVRIATLEEIEAIPDSEWFAKDHKQMAIDAYKKFNKHAGKKMIKGFLSVNPNIKKISEDADSEEESDKPRRHDRGRGGRRGGRMEKQSRRGDRSGSRRGRGGGRSSRSGGRSKGRGGRSRDARASRKGRSSR, encoded by the coding sequence ATGTACTCCAAAAGATATTTGTTTCTAGTAGGTCTTTTACTGAGTACTTCAGGCCTTGCACACGCTGAAGTAACTTTCAATGCAAAGCTTGAAGAACTGGGACAAAAAAAGCTTGATGCTGCCAAAGCAAGTGCTGCAGAACGCGGCACATCATACGCCTACGACAAATTCCAAGAACTTCGCAACTTACTACTTGAATTCAAAAAAGGTCCAGTAAAACAATTTTTAGAGTCAATCGACCAAAATCAGCTATCTGAAGATCTTCAAAAGGAACTTGAACATGAATTTCCAGGCAAAACGATTGGACGCTATGATTGTTCATTTAACGATGTTATGCGTTACCTGGCAGTGCATCACCAATTCCGAGAAATTGCTGAAAAACTTACAGAACCCTTTCATTGGATGCTAACAACCCAAGAGGGTCCTTACACTGCGACTGATTTGCTTACTTTTTACATGAACCCAGCAACAGGCAAGGTTGAAGGCTTAATCATTATCGAACGTAAGGCAGATAAAAAATGGGCTCCAATTGGCGGCTTTACTCAATACTTTGAAACTGCAGTAGAAAGCGGTATTCGCGAAGCGGCAGAAGAAGTTGAGATTAGCGTTCCTGTTGAAAGTACCAAGTTAATTGGTGTCTATGACGATCCTCATCGTGATGCTCGCCAACATATCGTCTCATTCTGCTATGCGGGTATCACGTCAGACACTCCAAAAGAGACTGCTGAAGCTGGCCAGGTACGCATTGCAACGCTTGAAGAAATTGAAGCTATCCCTGATTCAGAATGGTTTGCAAAAGATCACAAACAAATGGCTATTGATGCTTACAAAAAATTCAATAAGCATGCTGGTAAAAAGATGATCAAAGGTTTTCTTTCTGTAAATCCTAACATTAAAAAGATTAGCGAAGATGCTGACTCAGAAGAAGAAAGTGATAAACCAAGACGTCATGACAGAGGTCGTGGTGGTCGCCGAGGCGGACGAATGGAAAAACAAAGCCGTAGAGGTGACAGAAGCGGTTCTCGTCGTGGTCGCGGTGGAGGACGAAGCAGTCGTAGTGGCGGTCGTAGCAAAGGTCGCGGTGGTAGATCACGCGATGCCAGAGCAAGCAGAAAAGGCCGTAGCTCAAGGTAA
- a CDS encoding APC family permease produces the protein MSSHTKISFWSGVLMTLNIIIGAGVYVSSQKMAEISKDASFFGWGVVGLLLLPLVWSFSYSTKIFTGEGGGFYQYCTRGINETAGFLAHWLYVLGYIAADAVLVVVVKDELAKIEGCSFFADYGFLTSVGLILVFSLLNLIGLQTISKIQSYGTVLKIIPLLMVIGWFILHPNIGTINIATPDLMSIRYTIPVAIFALFGTEACCSITHLMEGGQAQASKVIFTAFALVMILYTSFHLGLVSMMGGFGLADYGTSQFPQFFEFSGPITAFLQTFVGFAILFSMINTLFGIMLMNVTNLQTLADKKLLPGSDALVKMNRHHRPVRLVWLHAAVLTVLVAFVSNLGILMALTSLGLCATYLLNVVAVLRTSWLKKAYVGFVGSLLAMGSCGVLMYYSWIKIHDDVFTRFVYASPVMLGVVLGLVLYKVAKSRHVHA, from the coding sequence ATGTCTTCGCATACAAAAATATCGTTTTGGAGCGGTGTTTTAATGACTTTGAATATTATCATCGGTGCTGGTGTGTATGTTAGCTCTCAAAAAATGGCCGAAATATCTAAAGATGCAAGCTTTTTTGGCTGGGGCGTTGTTGGGCTTTTGTTGTTACCCCTGGTATGGAGTTTCTCTTATTCGACAAAAATATTCACCGGCGAGGGGGGTGGCTTTTACCAATATTGTACTCGCGGTATTAATGAGACTGCCGGGTTTTTGGCGCATTGGTTGTATGTGCTTGGCTATATAGCTGCAGATGCTGTACTCGTAGTGGTTGTCAAGGATGAGCTTGCAAAAATTGAAGGATGCTCATTTTTTGCTGATTACGGCTTTTTGACGAGTGTAGGTCTAATTCTTGTTTTCTCGCTGCTTAATTTAATTGGTTTGCAAACGATCAGCAAGATACAGAGTTATGGTACAGTACTAAAAATAATCCCATTATTAATGGTTATTGGTTGGTTTATTTTGCACCCTAATATTGGAACCATCAATATTGCCACGCCAGACCTCATGAGTATCCGCTATACAATTCCAGTGGCTATTTTTGCATTGTTTGGAACAGAAGCTTGTTGCAGTATTACTCATTTGATGGAAGGGGGGCAAGCACAGGCATCAAAAGTTATCTTTACTGCATTTGCCCTTGTTATGATCCTATACACTTCTTTTCATCTGGGCTTGGTAAGCATGATGGGAGGTTTTGGTCTTGCAGATTATGGAACATCTCAATTCCCACAGTTTTTTGAATTCTCTGGTCCGATAACAGCTTTTTTACAAACATTTGTTGGTTTTGCGATTCTGTTTAGCATGATTAACACGTTATTTGGCATCATGCTTATGAATGTTACTAACTTGCAAACGCTTGCGGACAAAAAATTACTTCCGGGATCAGATGCATTGGTGAAAATGAATCGCCACCACAGGCCTGTAAGGCTTGTTTGGTTGCACGCTGCAGTGTTGACTGTTTTGGTTGCTTTCGTTTCTAATTTAGGAATCTTGATGGCATTGACCAGCCTTGGCCTGTGTGCTACGTACTTGCTCAATGTCGTAGCTGTTTTGAGAACGTCATGGTTGAAAAAAGCATACGTTGGATTTGTGGGCTCACTACTTGCAATGGGATCGTGCGGTGTTTTGATGTATTACAGTTGGATCAAAATTCATGATGATGTGTTTACGCGATTTGTATACGCATCTCCAGTTATGCTTGGGGTAGTGCTTGGGCTTGTTTTATATAAAGTGGCAAAAAGCCGTCATGTACATGCATAA
- the lepB gene encoding signal peptidase I, whose translation MERLVQVCQKLVAKYRSKKSFFEEVVERFGSKGRTKEFEQGQALLEQANTAVKNLRLWCQDLADHPERISDVKAVRIDLKKTYKKLVILTKPWWQEWTEAIIVALFLALILRNFLFGLYHVPTGSAEPNILVGDRIWGNKVAYYLDEVKRGELVIFDNPEFRFDRSNSFNYYWQKYIGFPIPLLGLGVGPDNWVKRVIGVPGDTVEGKMDEDGKTVVYLNGQRLSEPYVNTLPLIRLKKNPGLINPAWVGPLPLPSFLASTYKEVQYTYDPSRPFDQQPYYYVEPYEVVYESGGQNPKLVQPFTPMYEKVLTAGFKIQEFNRDVFGPITIPKGKYWVMGDSRKNSRDSRYWGLLDQGLVHGRASFVIYSIDSEEAFWLFDLIKHPIDFWAKHVRWNRFFKGLTHYNGRKDLHEKE comes from the coding sequence GTGGAAAGATTAGTTCAAGTATGCCAGAAGCTTGTTGCAAAATATCGATCGAAAAAATCATTTTTTGAAGAGGTGGTTGAGCGCTTTGGAAGCAAAGGACGTACGAAAGAGTTTGAGCAGGGTCAGGCGCTGTTAGAACAGGCAAATACCGCAGTGAAGAATTTGCGTTTATGGTGTCAGGACCTAGCGGATCATCCAGAGCGGATTAGTGATGTTAAAGCAGTTCGAATTGATTTGAAAAAAACGTATAAGAAACTGGTTATTCTGACCAAGCCATGGTGGCAAGAATGGACCGAGGCAATCATTGTAGCGCTATTTCTTGCGCTTATTTTACGCAATTTTCTGTTTGGGTTGTACCATGTGCCAACAGGGTCGGCAGAACCAAATATTTTGGTAGGAGATCGAATTTGGGGCAATAAGGTTGCCTACTACTTGGACGAAGTCAAACGCGGCGAGCTGGTCATTTTTGATAACCCTGAGTTCAGATTTGATCGTTCAAATTCTTTCAACTACTACTGGCAAAAATATATAGGGTTTCCAATACCACTGCTTGGTCTTGGTGTTGGTCCAGATAACTGGGTTAAGCGTGTTATTGGTGTGCCAGGTGATACGGTTGAAGGGAAGATGGATGAAGATGGCAAAACTGTTGTGTATTTGAATGGGCAACGACTGAGTGAGCCTTATGTCAACACGCTGCCATTGATCAGGCTTAAAAAGAATCCAGGACTGATTAATCCTGCCTGGGTTGGCCCGTTGCCGTTACCGAGTTTTTTGGCCAGCACCTACAAAGAAGTGCAGTATACATATGATCCATCAAGGCCTTTTGATCAGCAACCATATTACTACGTAGAACCGTATGAAGTTGTTTATGAGTCTGGTGGCCAAAATCCAAAACTTGTTCAGCCATTTACACCGATGTATGAAAAAGTTTTAACTGCTGGCTTTAAAATACAAGAGTTTAACCGCGATGTCTTCGGCCCAATCACCATTCCTAAGGGTAAGTATTGGGTTATGGGAGATAGCCGAAAAAATAGTAGAGATAGTCGCTACTGGGGCTTGCTAGACCAAGGTTTGGTGCATGGACGAGCAAGTTTTGTGATTTACTCAATTGATAGTGAAGAGGCATTCTGGTTGTTTGATTTGATTAAGCATCCAATTGATTTTTGGGCAAAACATGTCCGTTGGAACAGATTTTTCAAAGGTTTAACACATTACAACGGAAGAAAAGATCTTCATGAAAAAGAATAA